The stretch of DNA AAAACCTTTGAAGTCCTGCTTTTTTTAACGGTTCCTGCGGCGGTCGGTATGGCGCTTTTAGCAGAACCGCTTTATACCATTTTTTATGAAGCGAGCGCGCTTGGCACAGACGTACTTCGTGTGTATGCACCGATTGCGATCTTATTTGCTCTATTTTCCGTTACGGCAGCCATTTTACAAGGAATTAATGAACAGCGTTTTACGGTTTTAAGTTTATTGACCGGTATATTGGTTAAGCTGTCTTTAAATATTCCGCTTATTAAATTGTTCCAAACAGAAGGGGCTGTTTATGCGACTGCACTCGGCTACTCCACTTCTATTATCATCAATCTAGTTGTCATCCGTTTTTATGCCAATTACTCACTTCGCCCGCTTGCGAAAAAAATCGGCTTGATTATTGGGTTTAACGTGGTGATGGCTGTGGTTGTGATGGCCCTTTACGGCGTGCTGTCTTTCGTATTGTCGGCACAATCAGACGGTCCTGCTTTATTGATTACCATCATCTGTGCTGGCGCTGGAGCCGCTGTTTACTTTGTGCTCAGCCAGAAGTTTGGCCTGCTTGATGAAGTATTCGGTTCAAGACTGGACGGAATTAAACGAAAACTACGCTTGAAAAAAGCATAAAAGGAGTAACACTATGCGCTTAGATAAATGGCTGGCCAATTCCGGCATCGGTTCCCGCAAAGAAGTAAAAAAGCTTTTAAAATCGGGAGCCGTAACAGTGAACGGAAAAGTAATAAAAGATGCAAAGCAGCACGTTCATCCCCAAACAGATGAAGTGATGCTGTTTGATGAGCCGGTTGAATACCGTGAATTTATTTACTTGATGATGAACAAGCCGGCAGGGGTGATTTCAGCAACAGAAGACAAGCGGGACGAAACAGTGGTGGATTTGCTTGATGATATGCATAAGCATTTCGACCCGCACCCGGTCGGCCGCCTTGACAAAGACACAGAAGGGCTGCTTCTTTTAACAAATGATGGACAGCTGTCCCATTCTTTGCTTTCGCCGAAGCATCATGTTCCTAAAACATATTTTGCCCGTGTCCTCGGCCATGTAACGGAAGAAGATGCAGCAGCTTTTCAAGAAGGAGTAACGCTTGATGACGGCTATCATACAAAGCCGGGAGAGCTTGTTATTTTATCAGCAGGCGAAGAGTCGGAGATTGAGCTGACGATCACGGAAGGAAAGTTTCATCAAGTAAAGCGAATGTTTCAAGCCGTAGGTAAAGAAGTTCTTTATTTAAAAAGACTATCGATGGGCGGTCTTTTGCTTGACGAAGAATTGGAGCTTGGCGAGTACCGGGAAGTAACAGAAGAAGAGCTGGCTTTACTGCGTGAAAGCTAAAAAAAACGGCTGCCTGAAGAGGCAGCCGTTTTTTGATAAAAACATTATGATGTCATCCGAACTTTCTTTTCTGTGGTTGTCCATTTCCCACGTGTCGGGCTAAAAACAAGCTCATTGTAAGCCAGTACATTCAAGTCGCGTTGAATGGTTCGCGGGGTGATGCCAAATTCATCTACAATATCCTGCGTTGTCACAGTTCCATTTTCTTTAATGAACATATAGATGGATTTTATGCGAGTCAGCATCCGATTTGTAGTAGGCTTCAAAATACCACTCCCTCATCTTTTTTCCCATGAGACATAACGACAGCAGGAGACATGAAATGATAATATGATAAGCTGATTCAGACATCTCCTTGCACCTGTTTAACAGGCGCTAAACTGTCTGACAATTACAGTGTACTGTATTTATAGAGATTATGCTAGGGAAAAGAGCTTAATTTACAAGAGATTTACCCTTTTTTAATAATATTATGCCTGCTAACAAAAAAAATGTACGTATTTTGGTAAAAAAATTGAAAAATAAATCTTTTGTAAAGAAATTGGTTAAAATGCCGGTTCCCATGTAAAATGAAAAAAGGAGGAATGCTTATGCGTACCATTAACTGGCGAAACGAAATAAAAAAACGCGAAGGCGAATTAATTCAGGATTTGCAGTCGTTAATTCAAATTCCAAGTGTGAAAAGCGATCAAGCAGCAGAAGATGCTCCTTTCGGAAGGGAAGTACGGCAGGCGCTTGATTTTATGCTTGAACTGGGCGAGAAAAGCGGCTTCCGTGTAAAAAACACAGGAAACGTAGCCGGACACCTTGAAATAGGACACGGAGAAGAACTGATTGGTATTTTGTGCCATGTCGACGTTGTGCCTCCAGGTGACGGGTGGTCGTATAAACCATTTGAGGGAGAAGTAGAGGACGGCAAAATCTTTGGACGCGGGGCGATTGATGATAAGGGACCCACTATTGCAGCGTACTATGCCATGAAAACCGTTCAGGAATTAGGCATTCCGCTTGAAAAGCGGATCCGAATGATTGTGGGGACTGATGAAGAAAGTACATGGCAATGCGTGGAGCATTACTTTAAAACCGAAGAAATGCCAGGAGTCGGATTTGCGCCTGATGCAGATTTCCCGATTATTTTTGCAGAAAAAGGGATTGCGGATGTTCAGCTGAATCT from Domibacillus sp. DTU_2020_1001157_1_SI_ALB_TIR_016 encodes:
- a CDS encoding DeoR family transcriptional regulator: MKPTTNRMLTRIKSIYMFIKENGTVTTQDIVDEFGITPRTIQRDLNVLAYNELVFSPTRGKWTTTEKKVRMTS
- a CDS encoding pseudouridine synthase: MRLDKWLANSGIGSRKEVKKLLKSGAVTVNGKVIKDAKQHVHPQTDEVMLFDEPVEYREFIYLMMNKPAGVISATEDKRDETVVDLLDDMHKHFDPHPVGRLDKDTEGLLLLTNDGQLSHSLLSPKHHVPKTYFARVLGHVTEEDAAAFQEGVTLDDGYHTKPGELVILSAGEESEIELTITEGKFHQVKRMFQAVGKEVLYLKRLSMGGLLLDEELELGEYREVTEEELALLRES